The segment ATGAAGGCGTTTGCCGGTGTGTTACAGGAGGTGAGGCTGGTCCATAACGTTACAGCGGGCGTGATCGTCAGCAACCAGAGCCTGGTGTTACAGCGGGTGGACAGGACGCAGACGGGGAGCTACGCATGTCACGCTCACAACACCGTGGGTGACGCAACATCCAACACTCTCACTCTTGATGTTAAATGTGGGTTCTGGGAGGTGTTGTTAATGTGTTTTCGTAGTTCGAGTAATGTGTTCCTGGAGGTGTTATTCGACTGTTGTAGCTTATACAGTGTGTCCTTGAAGGGTGTAATTGTACCGCTCTACcctattataatattaataaattaatttttttgaataataataactataataataataataataataataataataataataataataataataataataataataataataataatattaataataataaccccTATTTGGTGGTGTCAGACGCACCTATGTGCAGGGCTGGTCAGCCCAGCACCTACGTGGTCAGCCGCTACCAGGACGCAGAAGTAAGATGTACAGTGGACGCCAACCCAGCACATGAGTCGTTCCAGTGGAGGTTCAACAACACGGCTGACACCATCGACGTCCCCCACGGCAGGTTCACTTCGTCAGGTGAACACAGCATCATCACCTACACGCCCATGACCTCCCTGGACTACGGCACGCTTCTCTGCTGGGCCACCAATCAGATTGGTACCCAGAGGAACCCTTGTGTTTTCCATATTCTTCCTGCTGGTGAGTCTCCCGGCTCCTCATGTTCACTACATCGCAAGTCATGTTCACTAAAACACTACTCATGTTCAGGAAAATACTACTCATGTTCCCCAGAACTCAATTATTTATACAGTATTCTCTATCCttcaaattattaattttgatttttttattattatcattattagagGTAGTACTTAAatagttattaatattattatttgcaataaaattattattattattattattattattattattattattattattattattattattattattattatcatcatcatcatcattattattagttttaCCGTCtccatcattattgttattattatattcgtgAGGGAAGGACTAAACCCTTAGGGGCTATACAGCTCCTAGGTAATTCGAACGGGTAGTTCAAATTACCTGGATCAAGAATCCTTCAGCAACACCCAGGCACATCCTCTCCTTCTTGAAGGGTAGATTAGTTTCGGCTGATCCTTCTCAGGCAGAGCCTGTGGGGGAAGGGTCTTTCCTgtatctgtttctctctctctgttgtccATCATGTTTATTTCGAGATTCGATGACGGTAGATCGAGCCTTCACCTCTCCTTGCGTTGACTGACCCACACAAAACCCATGTTTCACCCTCACAGGTAAGCCAGAGTCCCCAACTAACTGCACTGCCTGGGGAGGAGGGAAGACCTGGGTGAGGCTGAAATGTGTAGCAGGAGTAAGCGGAGGCCTGAACCAGCACTTCTTGCTGTGGGCCAGCCTTCTGGACGgtccacagcagcaccaccacatcaacctCACCACAGCCACAGCTCAAGACTTCTCTCTCCCGAGCTTTCTGGTAACACTATTTTATATTTACAAAAATCTGCTCCCCCACGTTACTGGGCAAAATACGCAGATGCATTAAGATTTTTACTCAATTATCGTCTTGAACTGCAGTTTTAGAGAGTAATATTGATTTAAAATTATGATATTATATGCATTTCTACTGAATATAGCGTTAATTGTGTTATATGGGTGCATATTATGGATTTTTACCTATATCAGGAAACGTGTCAAACCGCTTCTattggacaacgtttcgcccagaacAGACGTTTtcttgtatttgtgtgtgtgtgtgtgtgtgtgtgtgtgtgtgtgtgtgtgtgtgtgtgtgtgtgtgtgtgtgtgtgtgtgtgtgtgtgtgtgtgtgtgtgtgtgtgcgttgataTACAACGCATGTTCTCATGTATAAAGGCTTGTACACACAATATTATTTTAATAAGAACCAGTCACGAAGCGCCAGTAGGCTAAGCAGACAGACATAATAGACACATAAAACAAAGAAATCTATACCACCAGAAATGCCCCATTTTCTCCCTATTTTTATTAATATCTATCCTTTTACTAAAGCCTATTTCTAAGACCTATGTCTAAGACCTGTTTTTAAGACCCATGATTCAATGAGATCATAGCAGGTGATATcataatatgcaaaataaccacagtgagaAAATAGGGAAATTCCAATCGCTAAGACCTCTGTCTAACATCTATATCTAAGACCTGTTTCTAAGACCTTTTTCTAAGACCTGTATCTAAGACCTACTTCTCTTCGTAAGTAACACTTGTTACAGTGCTTCCTGTAAGACTTAGACAACACGAATTTCCTGTATCTGATATTAGCTCCGTGTCTGAACGTAATTACAAACGACTACACTTAAGATAATCCAAGACTACACAACTTATCTTGTCCTGTAATAATGGAACGATTCACAAATGGAATAGTTATTTTTTCCTGtccttagtgttaagtaattATAAACATTAACAATTTAATACTTCTTCCCTGATGTAATTATGggttttatataataataataataataataataataataataataataataatattattactattattattattactatttttattattactattattattattattattatattattattattattattattatgaggggAAGTGTAAATATTGTAAGCGACATATAGCCTctagggaatgggagataatcaggtttgatccgaggaaggaaagGCAGCCATTCTAACGTCAAGACCTAATTTTTTCCCACCagtaaacaagaaaaaaaaatctgatgtATTTTTTAATTCTAACTCGATTTAGAAAACTTTTGATTCCATcacttttatattttttatatatataataagtagAAAGAATCACATAAAAATAGTTTCTCCCCTTCCATTTCTTTTTCATTGGTTACAATGATTTAATAAGTTTAATTGAAGTCTCTTCTCTGTCATTTAACACACACAACTTTAGGGATTACTGCCGTCTTCCTTCTGTCTGGCGGCTTCGCTGTCCTGATGACCCGACATTATTATCTTCTAGTTGTCTTTGTCGTTGTCCTTCTGTTCCTTGTCCCCtgcccctcttcctccttctcctcctcttcccctgcccctcttcctccttctcctcttcttcccctgcccctcttcctccttctcctcttcttcccctgcccctcgtcctccttctcctcctcttcctctgccccttttcctcctcctctctctctctctctctctctctctctctctctctctctctctctctctctctctctctctctctctctctctctctctctcacctctccttttCATTTACCGTTCCCcccacttccatctccccctccgcCTTTCTTTTTCCAAGccgttctctctccctcttccttgaCCTGTTCCATTATTTCCCCAACATTAAGTGTATTAATCTAGTTTTCCATCGGATAGTTTGTCTCAGCCACAGAGTCTGGAGAGTTCATCTTCTTGCCCCTGTTATGACCTGACCTGGTGTCTTCTAACCTTATCTAAAATGCCATGACCTTCTTCCTTCTAAGCTGACATGACCTGGTTTCTTCCACTGTAAACTGACAGGCTTCCTAACTTCACCTGACCTGGGTTCTTCTAACCTTATCTAAAATGCCATGACCTTCCTTCTAAGCTGACATGACCTGGTCTCTTCCACTGTAACTTGACCTGGCTTCTAACTTCATCTATGGGTTCTTCTAAGCTGGCCTAGCATGACCCTGACCTTTCCTACCTAGACTACCCACAAGAGAAGTAGCGGATGCTATGACAGTCTCAAATATGGCTGTCTCGCgtttagcggacggaggatcgagccttcaccatggGCTAGATGAGGGGCACTCACGAGTTTTACCGCTTCATATCGCAGGTGGAAGGACTGAGGAAGAGGGGAAGTACCAGGTGGTGATCACAGCTGTCAACGACAGGGGCTTACGGAGCGAAAGCACGTTTCACCATCTCCAGCCTGGGCACCAATGGTTCAGTCTACCAGCTTCATGGTTAGTGGCAGTAGACACCACCTCCATGGTTAGTGGTAGTAGACACCACCTCCATGGTCAGTGGTAGTAGACACCACCTCCATGGTTAGTGGTAGTAGGCACCACCTCCATGGTTAGTGGTAGTAGACACCACCTCCATGGTCAGTGGTAAGTAGACACCACCTCCATGGTTAGTGGTAGTAGACACCACCTCCGTGGTCAGTGGTAGTAGACACCACCTCCATGGTTAGTGGTAGTAGACACAACCTCCATGGTTGAGTGGTAGGACACCACCTCCATGGTTAGTGGTGTAGACACCACCTCCATGGTTAGTGGTAGTAGACACCACCTCCATGGTTAGGTGGTAGTAGACACCACCTCCGTGGTCAGTGGTAGTAGACACCACCTCCATGGTTAGTGGTAGTAGACACCACCTCCATGGTTAGTGATAGTAGACACCACCTCCATGGTTAGGTGGTAGTAGACACCACCTccatggttgtggtagtagacACCACCTCCATGGTCAGTGGTAGTAGACACCACCTCCATGGTTAGTGGTAGTAGACACCACCTCCATGGTCAGTGGTAGTAGACACCACCTCCATGGTCAGTGGTAATGGACACCACCTCCATGGTCAGTGGCTCAATtcttaaatgatatatatatatatatatatatatatatatatatatatatatatatatatatatatatatatatatatatatatatatatatatatatatatatatatatatatatatatatatatatatatatatatatatatatatatatatatatatatatatatatatatatatatatatatatatatatatatatatatatatatatatatatatatatatatatatataatatatatatatataatgtatatatattttattatctctATTAATTTTTGAGTGCAGATTACTATTTTTATCTATTTTCTATCTTTATTTTATCCATATTTCATCTTTCTTCTTTAGTTCTTCTTCCCTTGTTTTCTTTATTTACTCTGCCTCCGATTTTATTGTTGTTCTTTATTTTCTTTACTATTCTAGGttcccttctttattttatttttacaaaTACCTGTTTTGTTCTGCTTCTGTCTTTatctttctcactttctttactttATTCCGGCCTCTCATTATTAAAGTAATAAATGTATTAAAAACAGCCATACTAAAAATAGTCTTATTAAAAATAGTCATCAAAAATAATCATTAAAACAGCCATACTAAAAATAGCCAAATTAAAAATAGCCAAATtaaaaatagtcattaaaaatAATCATATTACTAAAAAATAGTCACATTCAGTAGTTTTAAAGATAGtcacatatatttttttatctgtCAGCTTTACTGAAAGTCACGCTGATTAGCTTTAATTAGTTATCTTT is part of the Cherax quadricarinatus isolate ZL_2023a unplaced genomic scaffold, ASM3850222v1 Contig6324, whole genome shotgun sequence genome and harbors:
- the LOC138852278 gene encoding B-cell receptor CD22-like; the protein is VFTPRPQDHGSVLRCVAETRTPPTILEDAWPLVVHYRPKATCSFGASLDSNNIKEGDDVYFECFIEANPRSTRVSWSHDEVRLVHNVTAGVIVSNQSLVLQRVDRTQTGSYACHAHNTVGDATSNTLTLDVKYAPMCRAGQPSTYVVSRYQDAEVRCTVDANPAHESFQWRFNNTADTIDVPHGRFTSSGEHSIITYTPMTSLDYGTLLCWATNQIGTQRNPCVFHILPAGKPESPTNCTAWGGGKTWVRLKCVAGVSGGLNQHFLLWASLLDGPQQHHHINLTTATAQDFSLPSFL